From one Mytilus galloprovincialis chromosome 13, xbMytGall1.hap1.1, whole genome shotgun sequence genomic stretch:
- the LOC143055902 gene encoding uncharacterized protein LOC143055902, which produces MRTKMRFFVATGNNILNADDMKTAIDYGKGVAGCQVAHVIVETSKHVLKTHNLKNITHYNDVQYTESGVVFRKAYGIGDGLSMTYSELTKLSGHCQNETGCTLVTDFVLPSKVKGKIKLTKAESNAVQNEMSTETTTIRPVSSSALQTTLSFECPEPGCIKHYASYRTLENHVLLGTHDLRLERE; this is translated from the exons ATGAGAACCAAGATGAGATTCTTTGTGGCAACTGGAAATAACATTTTGAATGCAGATGACATGAAAACTGCAATTGATTATGGAAAAG GTGTAGCTGGATGTCAAGTGGCCCATGTTATTGTTGAAACGTCAAAACATGTTCTCAAGactcataatttaaaaaatatcacacATTACAACGATGTTCAGTACACAGAATCTGGTGTTGTATTCAGAAAAGCTTATGGTATTGGGGATGGGTTGTCAATGACTTATAGTGAGTTAACTAAATTATCAGGTCATTGTCAAAATGAAACTGGATGTACTCTTGTAACCGATTTTGTTCTGCCATCAAAGGTCAAAGGAAAGATCAAGTTAACAAAAGCTGAAAGTAATGCTGTACAAAATGAAATGAGTACTGAGACCACAACAATAAGACCAGTCAGTTCATCTGCTTTGCAGACAACACTCTCCTTTGAATGCCCAGAACCAGGTTGTATTAAGCATTATGCTTCTTACAGAACTCTAGAAAATCATGTTCTATTAGGTACACATGATTTAAGATTAGAAAGAGAATAG
- the LOC143056811 gene encoding uncharacterized protein LOC143056811 isoform X1, producing MKKVKLYTHCTMLTRPLFENVLYNFSVNLIFFYFLLNYYAFSRVNVILHKMAKRKLDMDSLTGYLHNVSTVTLSANGKTKYFTGTFQMTKTDTKRLVCFAPDKHEKFVSAATMNSPVKLTGATLSPGRSGQVDVICNKSTTLQVAMNELAFKKTKIQTNDESEPKDLINLSENMTATIYVKIVKFIEEEMTIPTKYGMKQRRQAICADNTACKKMSLWGPSIAEVEEGKYYKIKNVISNNFNDEMWINTCATTKITEIDNYGQVMMDHSLLLNELKQISIGQITVTKSTKCSNQKCMKAIEVTSADPTIKCDACKMKQRVQNLHKSTKAVINTTDNISYTIFEPQLKSFLEAESQQDLIEDCDSLEDYILDVNNFSVEINQNNNILSFARCAI from the exons atgaaaaaagtgaAACTGTACACACACTGTACAATGTTGACTAGACCTCTTTTCGAAAATGTTTTATACAATTTCTccgttaatttaatttttttttattttcttttaaattactaCGCATTTTCCCGCGTAAATGTCATTCTTCACAAAATGGCTAAACGTAAATTGGACATGGATTCGCTAACTGGGTATTTACACAATGTCTCGACAGTTACTTTATCAGCAAATGGTAAAACAAAGTACTTTACAGGAACTTTTCAAATGACCAAAACAGATACCAAGAGACTTGTTTGTTTTGCACCTGATAAGCATGAAAAATTCGTCTCCGCTGCAACAATGAATTCACCAGTAAAATTGACAGGTGCAACTTTAAGCCCTGGCCGTTCTGGCCAAGTTGACGTGATTTGCAACAAATCAACAACACTGCAAGTGGCAATGAATGAATTAGCATTCAAGAAGACAAAGATACAAACAAATGACGAATCCGAACCAAAAGATTTAATCAACTTGTCCGAGAACATGACC GCCACAATTTATgtcaaaattgtcaaatttatagaGGAAGAAATGACAATTCCAACAAAATATGGGATGAAACAAAGAAGACAAGCAATCTGTGCTGACAACACTGCCTGCAAAAAAATGTCCTTGTGGGGACCTTCCATTGCTGAGGTAGAGGAAGGCAAATATTACAAgataaaaaatgtcatttccaatAACTTCAATGATGAAATGTGGATCAATACCTGTGCCACCACCAAGATCACAGAGATAGACAATTATGGTCAAGTTATGATGGATCATTCCTTGCTGCTTAATGAACTAAAACAAATCAGTATTGGACAAATAACTGTCACTAAATCAACAAAATGCAGTAACCAAAAATGCATGAAGGCCATTGAGGTAACCAGTGCTGACCCAACAATCAAATGTGACGCCTGCAAAATGAAGCAGAGAGTGCAAAATCTTCACAAATCAACCAAAGCAGTCATAAACACAACAGACAACATTTCTTACACAATCTTTGAACCCCAGTTAAAGTCTTTCCTAGAAGCAGAATCTCAACAGGACCTCATAGAGGATTGTGACAGTCTAGAGGATTACATACTGGATGTCAACAACTTTTCAGtagaaatcaaccaaaataaCAACATTCTGTCATTTGCCAGATGTGCCATTTGA
- the LOC143056811 gene encoding uncharacterized protein LOC143056811 isoform X2, with protein sequence MTIPTKYGMKQRRQAICADNTACKKMSLWGPSIAEVEEGKYYKIKNVISNNFNDEMWINTCATTKITEIDNYGQVMMDHSLLLNELKQISIGQITVTKSTKCSNQKCMKAIEVTSADPTIKCDACKMKQRVQNLHKSTKAVINTTDNISYTIFEPQLKSFLEAESQQDLIEDCDSLEDYILDVNNFSVEINQNNNILSFARCAI encoded by the coding sequence ATGACAATTCCAACAAAATATGGGATGAAACAAAGAAGACAAGCAATCTGTGCTGACAACACTGCCTGCAAAAAAATGTCCTTGTGGGGACCTTCCATTGCTGAGGTAGAGGAAGGCAAATATTACAAgataaaaaatgtcatttccaatAACTTCAATGATGAAATGTGGATCAATACCTGTGCCACCACCAAGATCACAGAGATAGACAATTATGGTCAAGTTATGATGGATCATTCCTTGCTGCTTAATGAACTAAAACAAATCAGTATTGGACAAATAACTGTCACTAAATCAACAAAATGCAGTAACCAAAAATGCATGAAGGCCATTGAGGTAACCAGTGCTGACCCAACAATCAAATGTGACGCCTGCAAAATGAAGCAGAGAGTGCAAAATCTTCACAAATCAACCAAAGCAGTCATAAACACAACAGACAACATTTCTTACACAATCTTTGAACCCCAGTTAAAGTCTTTCCTAGAAGCAGAATCTCAACAGGACCTCATAGAGGATTGTGACAGTCTAGAGGATTACATACTGGATGTCAACAACTTTTCAGtagaaatcaaccaaaataaCAACATTCTGTCATTTGCCAGATGTGCCATTTGA